The following are encoded together in the Oceanobacillus zhaokaii genome:
- a CDS encoding energy-coupling factor ABC transporter ATP-binding protein, producing MSKIRVEGLKYRYPDMDRLVLDNLSFEVEKGAFIGIVGENTAGKSTLCYALTGLVPHFFKGAYGGTVLIDNLDVKQSEISDVTRKTGLVFDQPFSQMTGSKTTVYEEIAFGLENSGVEREEMRIRIDKSLRLMDIEHLQNKNPYDLSGGQMQRVAIASVLAMKPDVIVFDEPTSQLDPQGSDEVFQVIAKLAESGITIIMAEHKLEKLAEYASKILLLHKGKQIAYGSPEEVFSRDDILEYGIAPPVYARIAKALKLKNKAEFYPITLNDLKQLWNVGD from the coding sequence ATGAGCAAAATTCGTGTAGAAGGTCTGAAATATCGTTATCCAGATATGGATAGATTGGTACTGGATAATCTAAGCTTTGAAGTGGAAAAAGGAGCGTTTATTGGAATTGTCGGTGAGAATACTGCTGGAAAATCAACCCTTTGTTATGCATTAACAGGGCTTGTTCCTCATTTCTTTAAGGGGGCATATGGCGGTACTGTCTTAATTGATAATTTAGATGTTAAACAGAGTGAAATTAGTGATGTGACTAGAAAAACGGGACTCGTATTTGATCAGCCATTCTCACAAATGACAGGTTCGAAAACGACAGTATATGAAGAAATCGCCTTTGGATTAGAGAATTCTGGAGTAGAACGTGAAGAAATGCGTATTCGAATAGATAAAAGTTTACGATTGATGGATATTGAGCATTTGCAAAATAAAAATCCCTATGATTTGTCTGGTGGACAAATGCAACGAGTCGCAATCGCTAGTGTACTCGCAATGAAACCAGATGTAATCGTCTTCGATGAACCAACATCACAGCTAGATCCACAGGGGTCTGACGAAGTTTTTCAGGTTATAGCAAAACTCGCAGAATCCGGAATTACTATCATAATGGCGGAACATAAATTGGAGAAACTCGCAGAATATGCCTCAAAGATTTTATTGTTACATAAAGGGAAACAGATAGCTTATGGTTCCCCTGAGGAAGTATTTTCCCGGGATGATATTCTAGAGTATGGTATTGCTCCACCGGTTTATGCCAGAATTGCTAAAGCCTTAAAGTTGAAAAATAAGGCAGAGTTTTATCCAATAACATTGAATGACCTAAAGCAACTCTGGAATGTAGGTGATTAA
- a CDS encoding energy-coupling factor transporter transmembrane component T family protein, which translates to MEPIHLYAHKKSYIDQIDPISKLLFAFVSIFITYLFSSIPITCFVLLISILLLMVGRVLRKIVPLLAISFTLLLSIIVVQGLTHPTNETPLLTIGSIIFYQEGLTLAFLITLRVFNMLAAFGVLILTTKPDDLMESLMKQGMSPKISYVFLSVFQLIPQMRATLGKITDAQRSRGMETEGSLMIRIKAFFPLIGPVVLSSLNMTKERAIALEVRGFSSKGKKTFINEEKSYFYPKFIRCGLLALLIAVIVWRIVG; encoded by the coding sequence TTGGAACCGATTCATTTATATGCGCATAAGAAATCATACATCGATCAAATTGATCCAATATCGAAGTTGTTATTTGCTTTTGTGTCTATTTTTATTACATATTTATTTTCGTCTATTCCGATTACATGCTTCGTTTTATTAATAAGCATCTTATTGTTAATGGTTGGCCGGGTGTTAAGAAAAATCGTCCCATTATTAGCAATTAGTTTTACGCTTTTGTTATCAATCATTGTCGTCCAAGGGTTAACCCATCCAACGAATGAAACGCCGTTGCTAACGATTGGATCGATTATTTTTTATCAAGAGGGACTTACTTTAGCATTCTTAATTACATTACGTGTGTTTAATATGCTTGCTGCATTTGGTGTGCTTATTTTGACAACTAAACCTGACGATTTAATGGAATCCTTAATGAAGCAAGGAATGTCGCCTAAGATCAGCTACGTATTTCTTTCTGTATTTCAGCTTATTCCACAAATGCGTGCAACCTTAGGAAAGATCACTGATGCACAGCGTTCACGCGGGATGGAAACGGAAGGAAGCCTAATGATAAGAATAAAAGCATTCTTTCCATTAATTGGTCCTGTTGTGCTAAGTTCGTTAAACATGACGAAGGAAAGAGCGATTGCCCTTGAAGTAAGAGGGTTTAGTTCAAAAGGGAAGAAGACTTTTATAAATGAAGAAAAATCGTATTTCTATCCAAAATTTATCAGATGTGGACTTTTAGCTTTATTGATTGCCGTAATTGTTTGGAGGATTGTTGGATGA
- a CDS encoding ECF transporter S component, whose protein sequence is MKNKGMGSLNISTIVIALIPIAVAINYLGKVVIEILKLPLWLDSIGTVISSMLAGPLIGAFTGLINNIIYGFTLSPISFVYAITSVVIGLGVGIMAHKGWIASISKAIIIGLVVGLLAAIVSTPLNIMFWEGTTGNVWGDAFYLYLESIGMPQWVASFGDSVVVDVPDKVITVLIGYLIYRSLPKNLIRLFNNNNEIEKL, encoded by the coding sequence ATGAAAAATAAAGGAATGGGCTCGTTAAATATTTCTACTATTGTTATTGCGTTAATTCCAATTGCAGTTGCGATTAATTATCTCGGAAAGGTTGTTATCGAGATATTAAAGCTGCCATTATGGCTTGATTCAATTGGTACAGTGATTTCTAGTATGCTTGCTGGACCATTGATTGGTGCATTTACTGGACTCATAAATAATATCATCTATGGATTTACGCTAAGCCCAATTTCGTTTGTCTATGCAATTACAAGTGTTGTTATCGGCTTAGGGGTAGGGATTATGGCTCATAAAGGGTGGATTGCTTCCATCAGTAAAGCAATTATAATTGGTTTGGTTGTCGGATTACTCGCTGCTATTGTGTCAACACCATTAAATATAATGTTCTGGGAAGGGACAACTGGCAATGTTTGGGGAGATGCCTTTTACCTTTATTTAGAAAGTATTGGAATGCCACAATGGGTTGCCTCATTTGGTGACAGTGTTGTTGTCGATGTTCCGGATAAAGTAATTACCGTACTTATTGGTTATTTGATTTACAGAAGCCTGCCAAAAAACTTAATTCGTTTATTTAATAATAATAATGAAATAGAGAAATTATAA